In the genome of Spartinivicinus poritis, one region contains:
- a CDS encoding hydroxymethylglutaryl-CoA lyase: MPKEAVRIVEVGPRDGLQNEPTPVSVATRIALIEDLVAAGIRHIECGSFVSPKWVPQMANTTEVCQQLKRQPNTIYSTLTPNMKGLEQAIEAKVNEIAVFGAASETFSQKNINCSIAESLQRFDPVAKQAKQQGLRVRGYVSCVVGCPYEGNISPAQVAPVVQQLLDLGCDEISLGDTIGIGTPAKIKPLLDLVIPITGTGKLAVHFHNTYGQALVNIYQALNQGIRIVDSAIAGLGGCPYAKGASGNVATEDVTYLVESLGFATGLQLPKLIDISQRLCHQLGRANRSNVAQAMSVTL; the protein is encoded by the coding sequence ATGCCTAAAGAAGCTGTCCGTATCGTTGAAGTAGGCCCTCGGGATGGTTTGCAGAACGAGCCAACCCCGGTCTCAGTAGCCACTCGCATCGCTTTGATTGAAGACCTAGTAGCAGCAGGTATTCGGCACATTGAATGCGGCAGCTTTGTTTCGCCCAAATGGGTGCCTCAGATGGCCAATACAACTGAGGTTTGTCAGCAGCTTAAGCGCCAACCTAACACGATTTACAGCACCCTTACGCCCAATATGAAAGGTTTGGAGCAAGCCATTGAAGCCAAAGTCAACGAAATTGCCGTGTTTGGCGCAGCCTCAGAAACCTTCTCCCAAAAAAACATCAACTGCTCGATTGCTGAAAGTCTGCAGCGCTTTGACCCAGTGGCAAAGCAGGCCAAGCAACAAGGACTACGAGTAAGAGGCTATGTTTCCTGTGTGGTGGGCTGTCCTTATGAAGGGAATATCTCACCCGCCCAAGTAGCCCCAGTCGTTCAGCAGCTGCTGGACCTCGGCTGTGATGAAATATCACTGGGTGACACCATCGGTATTGGCACACCAGCCAAAATAAAGCCATTACTGGATTTGGTAATACCTATTACCGGAACTGGTAAATTAGCGGTTCATTTTCACAATACTTACGGTCAGGCATTGGTCAATATTTACCAAGCCCTGAATCAAGGAATACGAATTGTGGATAGTGCTATCGCCGGGTTAGGAGGCTGTCCCTATGCGAAAGGTGCCAGTGGTAATGTCGCAACTGAAGATGTGACTTATCTGGTTGAGTCATTAGGCTTTGCTACAGGCCTACAGCTGCCTAAGCTGATTGACATTAGTCAGCGGTTATGCCATCAACTAGGGCGCGCTAACCGCTCCAATGTCGCCCAGGCGATGAGTGTTACCCTTTGA
- a CDS encoding PilZ domain-containing protein, which produces MKPPKFGPRNGILSLTIKDKAVLYAAYMPFVGNGGLFIPTNKTYQLGDEVFLLLNLMDEPEKIPVAGKVVWVTPKGAQGNRAAGIGVQFNGQDDMARNKIETYLAGALQSDRPTHTM; this is translated from the coding sequence ATGAAACCTCCTAAGTTTGGTCCACGAAACGGAATCTTGTCATTAACCATTAAGGATAAAGCGGTGCTCTATGCGGCTTATATGCCTTTTGTGGGGAATGGTGGGCTGTTTATTCCAACTAATAAGACTTATCAGCTAGGCGATGAAGTGTTCTTGCTGCTTAATTTGATGGATGAGCCAGAAAAGATTCCTGTTGCAGGTAAGGTAGTATGGGTCACTCCAAAGGGTGCTCAAGGTAACCGTGCTGCAGGCATAGGTGTACAATTTAACGGGCAGGATGATATGGCTCGAAATAAAATTGAAACCTACCTGGCTGGAGCACTACAGTCTGATAGACCGACCCATACTATGTAA
- a CDS encoding DNA polymerase III subunit delta' → MLSFEAKPLPWQLAQWQQLMAQRHQQKLAHAYLLHGMPGVGKLHFAQLFGQLLLCVQPNVNTTAPCQQCKSCLLFNAGSHPDILQIAPEGTGKPIKVDQIRQLIDFAAKTAQQGGYRVIIIDPADAMNINASNALLKCLEEPGHNTILLLLSEQTSALLATIKSRCQVLAFPLPELELAKDWLLHQSLPDSDLENLLVAAHYQPLTALTFHKEQRLKQRQALQSCLAAITKGQKTPVAAAQEWLNEDLLCLFDWLVDWLAEMIKWAMAKDETFIKNQDMLKMLSYVSTKAGVTRLYGYYMWLSEQRQRLLGAANQNKQLMLESLFIGWLHLTIH, encoded by the coding sequence ATGCTTAGCTTTGAAGCTAAGCCATTGCCTTGGCAATTAGCGCAATGGCAGCAGTTAATGGCTCAGCGTCATCAACAAAAGCTGGCTCATGCTTATTTACTGCATGGTATGCCAGGAGTAGGGAAACTGCACTTTGCTCAATTGTTTGGCCAGCTGTTGCTGTGTGTGCAGCCAAATGTAAACACTACTGCACCTTGTCAGCAATGCAAATCATGCCTGTTATTTAATGCAGGCTCTCATCCAGATATTTTGCAGATTGCACCTGAAGGAACCGGCAAGCCAATTAAGGTTGATCAAATCCGGCAGCTCATTGATTTTGCAGCCAAAACTGCTCAGCAAGGTGGTTATCGGGTGATTATTATTGACCCAGCAGATGCCATGAACATCAATGCCAGCAATGCTTTGCTGAAGTGTCTGGAAGAGCCTGGTCACAATACGATTTTGTTGTTACTGAGTGAGCAAACCAGTGCATTGCTGGCAACCATCAAAAGCCGTTGTCAGGTACTGGCATTTCCACTTCCAGAGTTAGAATTAGCGAAAGACTGGCTGCTACACCAGTCACTGCCTGATAGCGACTTAGAAAATTTATTAGTAGCCGCTCATTATCAGCCCCTTACAGCCTTAACGTTCCACAAGGAACAGCGGCTGAAGCAGCGTCAGGCATTACAGTCCTGCTTGGCAGCAATTACCAAAGGACAGAAAACCCCTGTGGCTGCTGCTCAGGAATGGCTCAATGAAGATTTACTCTGCCTATTTGACTGGCTGGTAGACTGGTTGGCAGAGATGATTAAGTGGGCGATGGCAAAAGATGAGACATTCATCAAAAATCAGGATATGCTTAAAATGTTGAGTTATGTTTCAACTAAAGCAGGTGTAACTCGACTCTATGGTTATTATATGTGGCTGTCTGAACAGCGTCAGCGGCTGTTAGGTGCGGCAAACCAGAATAAGCAGTTAATGTTGGAAAGCCTGTTTATTGGCTGGCTTCATCTAACAATCCATTAG
- the tmk gene encoding dTMP kinase yields MSKLKSGLFITVEGSEGVGKSTCISFITNWLHANGLPCIATREPGGTPFAETIRNLLLAPQQEPVTDLTELLLMFAARAQHLEQVIKPAMAEQKIVVCDRFTDATYAYQGGGRGGDFLQISQLEQLVQGSLRPHATLLLDMPVADALKRAAKRGALDRIESQTIDFFERVRQAYLERAKQYPEQFYLIDASQPLAQVQQQVEQVLAKVVKQHA; encoded by the coding sequence ATGTCAAAACTGAAGTCAGGTCTATTCATTACCGTGGAAGGCTCTGAAGGGGTAGGCAAGTCTACCTGTATATCATTTATTACTAACTGGCTACATGCTAATGGCCTGCCTTGTATAGCCACCAGAGAGCCAGGGGGAACCCCCTTTGCTGAGACAATCCGTAACTTGTTATTGGCGCCACAGCAGGAGCCTGTTACCGATCTCACTGAGTTATTGTTGATGTTTGCGGCCCGGGCTCAGCATCTTGAGCAGGTAATCAAACCTGCTATGGCTGAACAAAAAATAGTGGTTTGTGACCGATTTACAGATGCCACCTATGCTTATCAAGGCGGCGGGCGAGGAGGTGATTTCCTTCAAATCAGTCAGCTTGAGCAACTTGTGCAGGGCTCACTTAGACCTCACGCCACACTGCTGCTAGACATGCCGGTAGCAGATGCGTTAAAGCGAGCGGCTAAGCGAGGAGCGCTAGACCGTATAGAGAGCCAGACCATCGATTTTTTTGAGCGGGTCAGACAGGCCTATTTGGAAAGAGCCAAGCAATATCCTGAACAATTCTACCTTATTGATGCAAGTCAGCCCCTGGCACAGGTTCAGCAGCAGGTTGAACAGGTATTGGCCAAGGTTGTAAAGCAACATGCTTAG
- a CDS encoding TatD family hydrolase encodes MLIDSHCHLDRIDLAPYQGDLSAALQQASNRGVAGFLAIAVDKDNINTVVEIAQLYDNVWASVGVHPLSAAEGSLSVEELISHASQEKVVAIGETGLDYYYDQHSQAEQLKSFADHIAVAKQLNKPLVIHTRQAKADTLTLLRSEGAEQAGGVLHCFTEDWDMAKQAMDLGFYISISGIVTFKKATNVHEVAKQVPLDRLLVETDSPYLAPVPYRGKTNEPQYVVEVAKCLAELRGESFDVLAQQTTENFFRLFAGARRL; translated from the coding sequence ATGTTAATTGACTCACATTGTCATTTAGACCGTATTGATTTAGCGCCTTATCAAGGTGATTTATCAGCTGCTTTGCAACAAGCGAGTAATCGAGGGGTTGCTGGCTTTTTAGCAATTGCTGTGGATAAGGACAATATCAACACAGTGGTTGAGATAGCGCAGCTATATGACAATGTCTGGGCTAGTGTCGGTGTTCATCCATTATCCGCTGCTGAAGGGTCACTATCTGTTGAGGAGCTAATCAGCCATGCCAGTCAAGAAAAGGTAGTGGCAATTGGAGAAACTGGGCTGGATTATTACTATGATCAGCACTCCCAGGCCGAGCAGCTCAAATCATTTGCAGATCATATAGCGGTTGCGAAACAGTTGAACAAGCCGCTGGTAATTCATACTCGCCAAGCTAAAGCAGACACGTTAACACTTCTGCGTTCAGAAGGGGCTGAGCAAGCAGGCGGTGTTTTACATTGCTTTACCGAAGACTGGGATATGGCCAAGCAAGCCATGGATTTGGGCTTTTATATTTCAATTTCTGGGATTGTAACTTTTAAGAAGGCTACCAATGTCCATGAAGTCGCTAAGCAAGTGCCACTAGATCGCCTATTAGTGGAGACGGATTCGCCTTATCTGGCACCAGTGCCTTATCGTGGTAAAACCAATGAACCACAGTATGTGGTGGAAGTAGCGAAGTGTTTGGCTGAATTACGGGGCGAATCATTTGATGTACTGGCTCAGCAAACCACTGAGAACTTTTTCAGGCTATTTGCTGGTGCAAGGCGGCTTTAA
- the mltG gene encoding endolytic transglycosylase MltG, with translation MRTFIFKTITLLLFLAGIALVAAAWALIYGVDMYGQQPLKAQQQTTLTIASGSSVKQITQQLKSQGLVEYDWLFALYIRAKGKAHQLKAGEFELQANANHQDLLSTLVNGKQRQYSVTLVEGWNVKQMLSAITKHPQITHTLPVSVDQESLLEALGLPSKHAEGLFFPDTYFFTAGMSDKDLLLRAYRKMDKVLAQEWQQRKEGLPYQSPYEVLIMASIVEKETGTAGERPQIAGVFTRRLEKGMRLQTDPTVIYGLGEKYQGNLTRKHLRQPTPYNTYTIKGLPPTPIALPGKAAINAVLNPAPGKSLYFVAKGDGSHYFSATLKEHNRAVRKYQLNRRANYRSQPVNN, from the coding sequence ATGCGAACGTTTATTTTCAAAACAATAACATTGTTGCTTTTTCTTGCCGGCATCGCTTTAGTTGCCGCTGCCTGGGCGCTAATTTATGGGGTTGATATGTATGGCCAGCAGCCCCTAAAGGCTCAACAGCAAACCACTCTTACCATTGCCAGTGGTTCTTCTGTCAAGCAGATTACTCAACAGTTGAAGTCACAAGGGCTGGTTGAGTATGATTGGCTATTTGCACTTTACATTAGAGCCAAAGGCAAAGCCCATCAGCTAAAAGCGGGAGAGTTTGAATTACAAGCGAATGCTAATCATCAGGATTTATTGAGTACACTCGTCAACGGTAAGCAGCGGCAGTACAGCGTTACTCTGGTTGAAGGCTGGAATGTGAAGCAAATGTTGAGTGCTATTACCAAGCATCCTCAAATTACCCATACTTTACCAGTATCAGTAGATCAAGAAAGCTTATTGGAGGCACTAGGGCTACCGAGCAAGCATGCAGAGGGGTTGTTTTTTCCTGACACCTATTTTTTTACTGCGGGTATGAGTGACAAAGACTTACTGCTGCGAGCATACCGGAAGATGGATAAGGTACTTGCACAAGAATGGCAGCAGCGCAAAGAAGGTCTCCCTTATCAATCACCCTACGAAGTGCTTATCATGGCTTCAATTGTGGAAAAAGAGACAGGCACTGCAGGTGAAAGGCCCCAAATTGCTGGCGTGTTTACTCGTCGTCTGGAAAAAGGGATGCGGTTACAAACTGATCCTACGGTTATTTATGGGTTAGGGGAAAAATACCAGGGCAATTTGACTCGTAAGCATTTACGCCAGCCAACCCCTTATAACACTTATACCATTAAGGGCTTACCCCCTACACCGATTGCCTTACCGGGTAAAGCTGCAATTAACGCCGTATTAAATCCAGCGCCTGGTAAGTCCTTGTACTTTGTAGCTAAAGGGGATGGTAGTCACTATTTTTCTGCAACGCTTAAAGAGCATAATCGAGCAGTGCGTAAATATCAGTTAAACCGGCGTGCTAACTATCGCTCTCAACCAGTTAATAATTAA
- the pabC gene encoding aminodeoxychorismate lyase: protein MAEQGRLNNGWLNGEAVADLPATDRGLHYGDGLFETIRVDNKQPIWWQQHLERLLLGCERLGITIEPGIVEQELQGFIVKQKDHGIVKLMITRGSGGRGYSPSGANQPTRLLLWYPLPNYPAKNFQQGIQLFDCQSLLGHQPLLAGLKHLNRLEQVLARQEWNDNQFAEGLMLDLNQHIVEGTMTNVFWVADNGELHTPNLNDCGVAGVCRQFVLQQAQQLGITTKQECYTVADLAKAKEVFVCNSVIGVWPVRAYRQWSWPLGSLTQQLQALINAVMPCERLFSKQ from the coding sequence TTGGCTGAACAAGGTCGATTAAATAACGGTTGGCTAAATGGTGAGGCAGTTGCTGACTTGCCAGCAACAGATCGAGGGTTGCACTATGGCGATGGTTTGTTTGAAACCATCCGAGTGGATAACAAGCAGCCTATTTGGTGGCAGCAGCATTTAGAGCGACTTTTGCTGGGTTGCGAGCGTCTTGGCATAACCATTGAGCCAGGCATTGTTGAGCAAGAGCTACAGGGTTTTATTGTTAAGCAAAAGGATCATGGCATCGTAAAGCTTATGATTACCCGTGGCTCAGGTGGTCGTGGTTATAGCCCCTCAGGTGCCAATCAGCCAACGCGGCTGCTGTTATGGTATCCACTGCCTAACTACCCTGCGAAAAATTTCCAACAAGGTATTCAGCTATTTGATTGTCAGAGCTTATTGGGGCATCAGCCTTTACTAGCAGGCTTAAAACATCTGAATCGGCTTGAGCAGGTGCTGGCCCGGCAAGAGTGGAATGATAACCAGTTTGCAGAAGGGCTAATGCTAGATTTGAACCAGCATATTGTAGAAGGCACAATGACCAATGTTTTTTGGGTGGCCGATAATGGTGAGTTGCACACACCAAACCTAAATGATTGTGGAGTGGCTGGCGTTTGTCGCCAGTTTGTGCTTCAACAAGCACAGCAGCTGGGTATTACGACGAAACAGGAGTGTTACACTGTTGCTGATCTTGCCAAGGCCAAAGAAGTATTTGTCTGTAATAGTGTGATAGGAGTCTGGCCAGTCAGAGCTTACCGCCAGTGGTCTTGGCCTCTAGGCTCCTTGACTCAGCAGTTGCAGGCACTGATAAATGCTGTAATGCCATGCGAACGTTTATTTTCAAAACAATAA
- the fabF gene encoding beta-ketoacyl-ACP synthase II gives MSRRRVVITGLGLVTPLGNTVSATWQKILAGQSGISTIDFMDVANLPTKFAGAIKDLDITEYMPAKQARKIDMFIQYGLVAAIQAIKDAGFEVSDANADRIGTVIGSGIGGISTIEQNVQILNQSGPRRISPFFVPASIVNMASGQLSMMYNLRGPNYAISTACTTGTHCIGLAARNIAYDEADIMVAGGAEKASAAIGMAGFSAARALSTRNDDPEKASRPWDKDRDGFVLSDGAGVLVLEEYEHAKRRGATIYAELTGFGMSADAFHVTAPPEDGRGALKAMKNALKDAKLPPEQINYINAHGTSTPAGDVAESRAVEQLMGSHATALAMSSTKSMTGHLLGAAGAIEAAFTALAIRDQVVPPTINLDNPDPECTLDYVPHEARSLAIEYALSNSFGFGGTNASLVFAKV, from the coding sequence GTGTCTCGCAGACGAGTGGTGATTACCGGTTTAGGGCTTGTGACTCCATTAGGAAATACGGTTTCAGCTACCTGGCAAAAAATACTAGCTGGTCAAAGTGGCATCAGCACTATTGATTTTATGGATGTAGCAAACCTGCCAACGAAGTTTGCAGGTGCCATCAAGGACTTGGATATTACTGAGTATATGCCTGCAAAACAGGCCCGCAAAATAGATATGTTTATTCAGTATGGTTTGGTTGCAGCAATTCAAGCCATAAAAGATGCTGGCTTTGAAGTCTCTGATGCTAATGCAGATCGGATTGGTACGGTGATTGGTTCAGGTATAGGGGGCATCTCCACCATTGAGCAGAATGTGCAGATTCTCAATCAATCTGGGCCGAGACGAATTTCTCCTTTCTTTGTTCCAGCCTCTATTGTCAATATGGCTAGTGGCCAGTTATCCATGATGTATAACCTTCGGGGTCCAAACTATGCCATTAGCACCGCCTGTACCACAGGTACCCACTGTATAGGGTTGGCAGCACGCAATATTGCTTATGACGAAGCTGATATCATGGTGGCTGGCGGAGCTGAAAAAGCCTCAGCAGCAATCGGTATGGCAGGGTTTAGTGCTGCAAGGGCTTTGTCGACTCGTAATGATGATCCAGAAAAAGCCAGTCGCCCTTGGGATAAAGATCGTGATGGTTTTGTCTTGAGTGATGGGGCGGGTGTGTTGGTGCTAGAAGAGTACGAACATGCTAAGCGTCGAGGTGCCACTATTTATGCAGAGCTGACAGGCTTTGGTATGAGCGCCGATGCCTTTCATGTCACTGCACCGCCTGAGGATGGCCGTGGAGCACTCAAAGCGATGAAGAATGCTTTAAAAGATGCCAAACTGCCTCCTGAACAAATTAATTACATTAACGCTCACGGCACTTCTACACCAGCTGGTGATGTGGCAGAGTCTCGAGCAGTTGAGCAGCTGATGGGATCCCATGCGACTGCATTGGCAATGAGCTCTACCAAATCAATGACCGGGCATTTATTGGGCGCTGCAGGAGCTATAGAGGCGGCGTTTACTGCGTTGGCCATTCGTGACCAGGTTGTCCCGCCTACTATCAACCTAGATAACCCGGATCCAGAATGTACGCTTGACTATGTGCCACATGAAGCACGATCGTTGGCGATAGAGTATGCGCTATCAAACTCTTTTGGATTTGGTGGTACGAATGCTTCACTGGTATTTGCCAAAGTCTAA
- a CDS encoding acetoacetate--CoA ligase, translating into MKDSPIWQPSAERIQQARITQFRQYLEQQQQCSLSDYPALYQWSIENIATFWKSITEFCQVKFHRPPQQTLTNEQPMQDAQFFTNIRWFQGSTLNYAEHLLSRRDNHPAIISYDESGRRQQLSYAELFEQVTAVSYQLKAMGVAKGDRVVGMLPNCSEAIIAMLATASLGAVWSSCSPDFGTHGVVDRFGQIEPKVFIACSGYYYNGKVIDCRPKLKQIQQQLPNVHHTVILQFLEQPLDISEHAKSTDWAELLATPPADYQLCFESCAFDDPLFILYSSGTTGKPKCIVHGVGGTLLQHLKEHQLHTDITDQDVLFYFTTCGWMMWNWLVSGLASGATLVLYDGSPFHPEPTVLWDMAEKEHISVFGTSAKYIAALEKAEVKPAQSHQLPALKAILSTGSPLSHESFDYVYRDIKQDVCLSSISGGTDIISCFALGNPTLPVYRGQLQCRGLGMAVEFYNEAGEAITGEKGELVCKQPFPSMPIGFWQDPDGSKYHKAYFSNFPGIWCHGDYGELTEQGGVIIHGRADAVLNPGGVRIGTAEIYRQVEQVPEVLESIAVGQQWQDDVRVVLFVKLKPDVHLTEQLTTTIKKTIREHTTPRHVPAKVLEVADIPRTISGKIVELAVRKVIHNETVDNTDALANPEALEYFRGRKELLEE; encoded by the coding sequence ATGAAGGACAGTCCAATTTGGCAGCCCTCTGCTGAACGTATCCAGCAAGCGAGAATCACCCAGTTTCGTCAATACCTTGAGCAACAGCAACAATGCTCATTATCTGATTACCCTGCCCTATATCAGTGGTCCATTGAAAATATTGCGACCTTTTGGAAGAGTATCACTGAGTTCTGCCAGGTGAAGTTTCATCGCCCCCCTCAGCAAACCTTAACCAATGAACAACCCATGCAGGATGCCCAATTCTTTACCAATATACGGTGGTTCCAGGGTAGTACCCTTAACTACGCTGAGCATTTACTCAGTCGCCGTGATAACCATCCTGCCATCATTAGTTATGATGAGTCAGGCCGCCGCCAGCAACTTAGCTATGCAGAGCTATTTGAGCAAGTCACTGCTGTCAGTTATCAGCTCAAAGCCATGGGGGTAGCAAAGGGTGACCGGGTGGTGGGGATGCTGCCTAACTGCTCTGAAGCGATTATTGCTATGTTAGCGACAGCCAGTTTAGGTGCAGTCTGGTCTTCCTGCTCACCTGACTTTGGTACCCATGGGGTAGTCGATCGGTTTGGCCAGATTGAGCCTAAAGTGTTTATTGCCTGCAGCGGTTACTACTACAACGGCAAAGTGATTGACTGTCGTCCCAAGCTGAAGCAAATCCAGCAGCAATTACCCAATGTCCACCACACGGTTATTCTTCAATTTTTGGAGCAGCCTTTGGATATTAGTGAGCATGCTAAGAGCACTGACTGGGCAGAACTACTGGCAACACCACCGGCCGATTATCAATTATGCTTCGAGTCATGTGCCTTTGATGATCCGCTCTTTATTTTGTATTCATCTGGCACCACTGGAAAGCCAAAGTGTATTGTTCATGGTGTAGGTGGCACCCTCCTTCAGCATTTGAAAGAGCATCAACTGCATACTGACATTACCGACCAGGATGTGCTGTTTTATTTCACTACCTGTGGCTGGATGATGTGGAACTGGCTGGTTAGTGGGTTAGCCTCTGGTGCTACCTTGGTGCTTTATGATGGCTCCCCTTTTCACCCTGAGCCCACTGTGTTGTGGGATATGGCTGAAAAAGAGCACATTTCTGTATTTGGTACCAGTGCTAAATATATTGCAGCCCTAGAAAAAGCCGAGGTAAAGCCCGCTCAATCCCATCAATTGCCTGCCCTGAAAGCCATCTTATCCACTGGCTCTCCCCTCAGCCACGAAAGCTTTGATTATGTGTATCGGGATATCAAGCAGGATGTTTGCTTATCCTCCATTTCTGGCGGTACTGATATTATTTCTTGCTTTGCTTTGGGCAACCCTACCCTGCCAGTCTATCGTGGTCAGTTGCAATGTCGCGGATTAGGTATGGCTGTGGAGTTTTACAATGAGGCAGGTGAAGCAATCACTGGTGAGAAAGGCGAGCTGGTTTGTAAACAGCCTTTCCCTTCCATGCCTATCGGTTTCTGGCAAGACCCAGATGGAAGCAAGTATCACAAAGCTTACTTCAGTAACTTTCCTGGTATTTGGTGTCATGGGGATTACGGCGAGTTAACTGAACAGGGTGGCGTCATTATCCATGGGCGTGCGGATGCAGTACTGAACCCAGGAGGAGTGCGGATTGGCACGGCCGAAATTTACCGCCAGGTGGAACAAGTGCCGGAAGTGTTGGAAAGTATTGCGGTAGGTCAGCAATGGCAAGATGACGTGCGTGTGGTGCTGTTTGTCAAGCTGAAGCCTGATGTGCATTTAACTGAACAACTGACCACCACCATTAAAAAAACCATTCGTGAGCATACGACCCCTCGCCATGTGCCAGCCAAAGTCTTAGAGGTGGCTGATATCCCCCGTACTATTAGCGGCAAAATAGTCGAGCTGGCAGTACGAAAAGTGATCCATAACGAAACCGTCGATAACACTGATGCTTTAGCTAACCCTGAAGCGTTGGAGTATTTTCGAGGTCGGAAGGAGTTGTTGGAAGAATAA